The DNA segment ATAATTAATTTATATTATATCGCATGATATTGCGGTTATGCAGTTCAAAACCAGCCGCAAGATACAATTTTTGTGCAGTTGAATTGTGATGTTCAATTTCCAGATAGAGTAATTTTAAGTTAAATTTTGCCGCTTGATCCTGAACAAATGCGACCGCTTTCTTGCCTAAACCTTTTCCGCGCGACTTTTCGTTTAGGTATAATTCATCCAAGAATGCAATCGTTCCGCCGTATTCAAAACTAAACATAAAGGCCAAAATTAAGTAGCCAACCACTTCTTGGTCCTCATAAATAATCCAAGCGCGACCCAGATCTGGCTTTTCGATGAAGTCGGCAAAAAGTTTTTCTG comes from the Flavobacterium ardleyense genome and includes:
- a CDS encoding GNAT family N-acetyltransferase is translated as MTTFKSLEHQEIPTIVALMTDFYQIDGYPIDPNLSEKLFADFIEKPDLGRAWIIYEDQEVVGYLILAFMFSFEYGGTIAFLDELYLNEKSRGKGLGKKAVAFVQDQAAKFNLKLLYLEIEHHNSTAQKLYLAAGFELHNRNIMRYNIN